One window of the Dreissena polymorpha isolate Duluth1 chromosome 5, UMN_Dpol_1.0, whole genome shotgun sequence genome contains the following:
- the LOC127881619 gene encoding serine/threonine-protein kinase TBK1-like isoform X1: MNTLRGSSHYLWDVSKPLGQGATSMVYKGRNKSSGEEVAVKVFSRAAQMRPHEVQMREFDVMRKLAHRNIVPLLDAEEEQGTGNKVIVMQLTEHGSLFNVLEEPHNAYGLPEEEFLIVLEHVTCGVKYMREHGIIHRDIKPGNILRYIGEDGRSVYKLTDFGSAKQVQDEEEPFMSLYGTEEYLHPDMYEKALLRAPDKKHFTSKVDLWSLGVTFFHVATGELPFKPFGGRNNREKMFEITTRKESGVIMGVQHIEMGPIQWSKELPGYCRLSAGLKLLITPVFARLLESNPKYTWNFDDFFDHVANIIKKRVIHVFCPHTWTCLKVYIDAENNLTNLQELIAKQTDIQSTSQLLIFDGQLLKDCVQPLLPVCNYPEGITETNPIFCFDRDFKDTPLFPPPPIREFPKTKASSYAEDYKAAKACSATGCYMEKEVEWYSIKQDLVRRSVQVYIHELYHECSHLADYNKFRSKNCDNLTQWKETFLQMFQHELRMIKVLTDTQDSDIGALLRELNQFYEECVRDVNETSRKITELSYEVENELKRLQDDHLNKKILKKKWNDSVGCSSKDRCVQKVHVIVTQIVCCSVQKVHVIVTQILKTKQQFGEDRRKTGATFNDEQIHKYEKHRLFENCIKIESLFSDHCQTKAKEQFQQFHVWYRQSWEIRYKSEQIEKLLLKLAELLENFVRSLSQMCLKYKGDFERCITRIEASLTRQERHQHPPSPLMQRSVSEIMMGSAGSRDELKRMRNILIRSVLQGLHDNQKVAGDLQQELHSQSEDLSQLFSSL; encoded by the exons CAAGGCACGGGTAACAAGGTGATAGTGATGCAGCTCACAGAGCATGGCAGCCTGTTCAATGTGCTGGAGGAGCCTCATAACGCCTATGGCTTGCCTGAGGAGGAGTTTCTTATTGTGCTGGAGCATGTCA CTTGTGGTGTGAAATACATGAGAGAACACGGCATAATACACAGAGATATCAAACCTGGGAACATTCTGCGATATATTGGCGAAGATGGCAG GTCGGTGTACAAGCTGACAGACTTTGGGTCGGCCAAGCAAGTTCAGGACGAGGAGGAGCCATTCATGTCTCTGTATGGAACGGAGGAATACCTG CATCCAGATATGTACGAGAAAGCCCTATTACGTGCACCAGATAAGAAGCATTTCACCTCGAAAGTGGACTTATGGAGTTTGGGTGTCACCTTCTTCCATGTGGCCACTGGAGAACTACCATTTAAACCATTCGGTGGGAGGAATAACAGGGAAAAAAT GTTTGAGATAACGACCCGGAAGGAGTCCGGAGTTATCATGGGAGTTCAGCACATTGAGATGGGGCCTATCCAGTGGAGTAAGGAGCTGCCAGGGTACTGCAGACTCTCCGC TGGGTTAAAGTTGCTCATAACGCCTGTATTCGCCCGCCTGTTAGAATCTAACCCAAAGTACACATGGAATTTTGACGACTTTTTTGACCATGTGGCAAACATTATCAAAAAACGTGTGATACATGTCTTCTGTCCACATACATGGACTTGTCTTAAAGTGTACATAGATGCTGAAAATAA CCTCACCAATCTGCAAGAGTTGATAGCCAAACAGACGGACATACAGTCCACCAGTCAGCTGCTGATCTTTGACGGCCAGCTGCTGAAGGATTGTGTGCAGCCTTTACTGCCCGTGTGCAATTATCCGGAGGGAATCACTGAAACCAACCCGATATTCTGTTTTGACCGAGACTTCAAAGATACTCCATTATTTCCTCCGCCTCCAATTA GGGAATTTCCGAAGACTAAAGCAAGTAGTTATGCGGAGGATTATAAAGCCGCTAAGGCTTGCTCGGCTACCGGTTGTTACATGGAGAAGGAAGTAGAGTGGTACAGCATTAAACAGGACCTGGTTCGCCGCTCCGTGCAAGTCTACAT ACATGAACTCTATCATGAATGCAGTCACCTTGCGGATTATAACAAATTCAGAAGTAAAAACTGTGATAATTTAACGCAGTGGAAGGAGACTTTCCTGCAAATGTTTCAACATGAGCTCAGGATGATAAAAGTGCTCACTGACACTCAAGACTCTGACATTGGTGCTTTGTTACGGGAACTTAATCAGTTTTATGAAGAATGTGTTCGCGATGTGAATGAGACGTCTAGAAAG ATAACGGAGCTTTCATACGAGGTTGAGAATGAACTCAAGCGGTTGCAGGACGATCACTTGAATAAAAAGATTCTAAAAAAGAAGTGGAATGATAGCGTTGGGTGCAGCAGCAAGGACAGATG TGTTCAGAAGGTGCACGTGATAGTCACCCAGATTGTCTGTTGCAGTGTTCAGAAGGTACATGTGATAGTCACCCAGATTCTGAAGACCAAGCAGCAGTTTGGAGAGGATCGGAGAAAAACAGGGGCCACCTTCAACGATGAGCAGATACATAAATATGAGAA ACACCGGTTGTTTGAAAACTGCATCAAGATTGAGTCCCTGTTCTCAGATCATTGTCAGACAAAGGCAAAGGAACAGTTCCAACAATTCCATGTTTGGTACag ACAAAGCTGGGAGATACGCTACAAGAGTGAGCAGATAGAGAAGCTTCTGCTGAAGCTGGCAGAACTGCTGGAAAACTTTGTTAGAAGCCTAAGTCAG ATGTGCCTGAAGTATAAGGGTGACTTCGAGCGCTGTATCACAAGAATAGAAGCCAGTCTGACTCGACAGGAGAGACACCAACATCCACCCAGTCCACTCATGCAGCGGTCCGTCTCAGAGATCATGATGGGATCAGCTGGCTCACGGGACGAACTCAAGAGGATGCGTAACATTTTGATCAGGAGCGTCTTACAAGG GCTGCATGACAATCAGAAGGTAGCGGGGGATCTGCAGCAGGAGCTCCACAGCCAGAGTGAAGACCTCTCCCAACTCTTCAG ttcATTGTGA